In Daphnia magna isolate NIES linkage group LG7, ASM2063170v1.1, whole genome shotgun sequence, a single genomic region encodes these proteins:
- the LOC123474656 gene encoding uncharacterized protein LOC123474656, protein MKDKLRFYESFLDIRTQIFDICEMKKRVVKLHSVGQSSVSSQHSSTSSSSSSSSNVEANKSDDVVSDSLAYPATSSSCDESTSHTSEVGKSGTKFLISMKVVEKLSKDAKINLFITRLLDYLYTEEFMAKTTVTSKRNKSASPSEKGQLDEKELREIIDVTNKRFPPSDVDAQEKLIRTTVGVKFNNVAAKLKKQLLLSDG, encoded by the exons ATGAAGGACAAGCTGCGGTTTTATGAAA GTTTTCTTGATATCCGTACTCAAATATTTGACATTTGTGAGATGAAGAAAAGAGTCGTAAAGCTTCACTCTGTCGGGCAATCATCTGTGTCATCACAACATTCGTCTACTTCTTCCTCGTCCAGCAGTTCATCAAATGTTGAAGCCAACAAAAGTGATGATGTTGTCTCTGACTCTCTTGCGTATCCTGCTACCTCCAGCTCATGTGATGAATCAACATCGCACACATctgaa GTTGGAAAATCCGGGACAAAGTTTCTCATTTCAATGAAAGTTGTGGAAAAGCTAAGCAAGGATGCCaagataaatttatttatcaCGAGGCTATTGGACTATCTCTATACGGAAGAATTCATGGCTAAGACTACAGTTACGAGCAAACGAAACAAGTCAGCCAGCCCATCTGAGAAAGGCCAGTTAGACGAGAAAGAATTACGTGAAATAATAG ACGTCACAAACAAGCGGTTCCCGCCAAGCGACGTAGATGCACAGGAAAAACTCATTCGTACAACAGTTGGGGTGAAGTTCAACAATGTTGCAGCCAAGTTAAAGAAGCAGCTGCTTCTCTCTGATGGCTGA
- the LOC123474653 gene encoding LOW QUALITY PROTEIN: uncharacterized protein LOC123474653 (The sequence of the model RefSeq protein was modified relative to this genomic sequence to represent the inferred CDS: inserted 1 base in 1 codon), producing MDRYEVLADYNRWTDADKRANFGIYLEGPARQWFQRLTPPNGWGDTAAVAATQQQTRTPAISGMRSIFMKEFLQDSYAGYQERKLRIRKQGTNEPTAKYYYEIINLCRLMDPNMSEEAKLHHLYEGLKPTLVEKILVLLPKTCIDFLAAVRRHTEAAELACNKGWAVHMLEEEREREEEKSVAAATSRDNEEPSLKQLLEVVQQLQGEIVAMKKRGGRKERSRADNGTTQSQNEATPPQRTADGRQICFYCKAKGHIKRYCPDKKEDDDRRNNTTVAMISTSDEEDDKEIPXLQIDAGQLLTEGVIIGTNDTNKKTEAAIETGAAVSIISPKLTEDMAIELKTWGGPQIVIVNGQRTPPLGRVELTITIGTTTVQAKVLVLEMRGINLLLGNDVLRRF from the exons ATGGATCGATACGAGGTACTAGCAGACTACAACCGGTGGACTGACGCAGACAAACGAGCAAACTTCGGAATTTACCTCGAAGGACCAGCAAGACAGTGGTTCCAACGCCTGACACCACCCAACGGGTGGGGAGACACTGCGGCAGTAGCAGCCACCCAACAACAGACCAGGACACCGGCGATAAGCGGAATGCGTTCCATCTTCATGAAAGAATTCCTACAAGATAGCTATGCCGGATATCAAGAAAGGAAACTTCGGATCCGCAAACAAGGCACAAACGAACCCACCGCAAAATACTACTACGAGATAATAAACTTATGCCGATTGATGGACCCTAACATGTCCGAAGAAGCAAAACTACACCACCTCTACGAAGGACTAAAACCTACATTGGTGGAGAAAATCTTGGTCCTCCTACCCAAAACTTGCATCGACTTCCTAGCAGCGGTAAGGAGACACACTGAAGCAGCCGAACTAGCATGCAACAAAGGATGGGCCGTCCACATGctagaagaagaaagggagagagaagaggaaaaaagtgTCGCAGCAGCAACCAGCAGGGATAACGAGGAACCCTCACTGAAGCAACTTCTAGAAGTCGTGCAACAACTACAAGGAGAAATAGTAGCTATGAAGAAACGCGGGGGAAGGAAGGAGAGGAGCCGAGCAGACAACGGGACAACACAAAGCCAGAATGAAGCAACACCCCCACAAAGGACAGCAGATGGACGGCAGATCTGTTTCTACTGCAAAGCCAAGGGGCACATTAAGAGATACTGCCCGGATAAGAAAGAAGACGACGACAGACGTAACAACACGACCGTAGCAATGATCAGCACATCGGACGAAGAAGATGACAAGGAGATAC TGCTACAAATCGACGCGGGACAACTGCTGACAGAAGGAGTGATAATTGGAACAAACGACACGAATAAAAAGACCGAAGCGGCAATCGAGACAGGAGCAGCGGTATCGATCATATCCCCCAAACTAACAGAAGACATGGCCATAGAACTCAAGACCTGGGGCGGGCCACAAATCGTAATAGTAAACGGACAGCGGACACCCCCCTTAGGAAGAGTGGAGCTGACAATAACCATTGGGACGACAACAGTCCAAGCGAAGGTGCTAGTACTGGAGATGCGAGGGATCAACCTACTCTTAGGCAACGACGTGCTGAgacgtttttaa
- the LOC123474655 gene encoding uncharacterized protein LOC123474655 yields the protein MVAVEIEQTEATKPTLDGRPWMIEPATNRTPGPTPGRALMPGDRTTVWVMMTNLENRSVYIHKKMVLGHRTEVAGIGTEIDATGRANGPRTLNTELEKGTTNILDFTPSINQELPAEERKEFKETLRDNTDCFAREGERLGRCNVEIQLTPNARPIYQTQRPASWKEQAIHRELTLDMLKKGVIEEATGPWSARTLLIQKRMEAGDFALTSTH from the coding sequence ATGGTGGCCGTGGAGATAGAACAAACTGAAGCGACAAAACCAACATTGGACGGCCGCCCCTGGATGATAGAACCAGCAACCAACCGCACACCAGGACCGACACCAGGAAGAGCCCTCATGCCTGGCGACCGAACAACAGTATGGGTCATGATGACAAACCTGGAAAACAGATCAGTTTACATCCACAAGAAAATGGTACTAGGACACAGAACCGAAGTGGCGGGAATAGGCACAGAAATAGATGCCACAGGCAGAGCCAACGGACCCAGAACATTAAACACCGAGCTGGAAAAAGGCACCACAAATATCCTTGACTTCACACCCAGCATAAACCAGGAGCTTCCGGCAGAGGAGAGGAAGGAGTTCAAGGAAACACTACGAGACAACACCGACTGTTTCGCGAGGGAAGGCGAGCGACTAGGACGTTGCAACGTCGAAATCCAGCTAACACCCAACGCCAGACCCATCTACCAGACCCAACGCCCGGCGTCGTGGAAGGAACAAGCCATCCACAGAGAACTGACACTGGACATGCTGAAGAAAGGCGTGATTGAAGAAGCCACCGGGCCATGGAGCGCGAGGACACTATTGATTCAAAAAAGGATGGAAGCTGGAGATTTTGCATTGACTTCCACCCATTGA